CAGGCTTGATGATGTGAAGTGCATGATAATGGTGTTTCTTCTAAGTGCATGTCCAGCACTTCACAGAGCCTTGCTTCCACTTACTGCAAATAGGAGGACACTGGTCAAGTTTCATTTGTATGGATGTAAACCCAGACAGTGGGAGCATAAGTGAGAATGGTTGCATTATTGAGCAACATTGACATGAGTGACTATGGTCAGTACAATACAAATCTGTACTTCTTTCCACAGTGTACCCTGTAAGCTATTAGGTTTTGCTTGAGTACAGCATGGATCCATATTGGATCCTTTGTTTTTACCGAGAATAGCTTCAAGTATTGCTGTTGTCGTTAATCGGTAGCGCATCACTTACAATAAACTATGCATTTTAAACCTATAACACAGTAAAATGACAATAGACCTAAATGGATCATTATCAGAgtacaatatctgaacaaagctGTCAGTGCTCCTAATGATGTCCACACTTTAAATAACATTTAATGATTTTTAAGCACCTCAGCAAAACCtgtgattaaaatactgatatatTTTCTCTATTTAAAGTTAATATAACTCAATTGCAAACAATAATGTTTTTAATACTCGGGAAGAACCAGACATTTTGGGTTTTGTTTCTGTTCTGATTTATGTAAATCCTACATTCACCTCTCAGTTGGTTTTCCTTGTGTGCACTGAGCCTTTTGCTTGCGCAGCTTCTACTAAGACCATGGGCTTTATCCTTTTTAAGAAATACTtggtattattactattattattagatcttaacacaTACGGATGTGTTTTTATAAAGATGGAACAAATGTCTTAATTTCTACCAGGTCTCGTGGGCAgatggtgtgaatgtaaacaagATAAAGTTGACAGCAAGGACAAATGCAGAAAGTGTATCACCCtcaatttcttttattttttaaatttaagtaAGTGTGATATTACTCACATACTTTGGGAAGGATATAAACCTGTGAAGTGAGGGGAgggctttgtttttctttgtctctGATATGAGGTCAGGTTTCCCAAACACAGTGTTACTCACCATTTGATGATATCACATAGGCTACTGCGTGATCTCACTGTGATAGAAAGAActggcatcatcatcatcagcttcATCTGCATCAGGACCATCGTCCTCATTGTCCTTGACCCTTGAATGATCAGTTACAGTATATTTTATGTTCAAAGTAATCATCATCATAACTACTTTCATCAGCACCATCACTACATATTCATTATCCTCACACCATCCCACAGCCATCACTGTAATTAACATCCCAGTTATCTTTGTCACCACCACTTGAATAATCCTCATCATCAGACAGAATCTTCATGATTACAACCATCAGCAGTTACCGTCACGGTCATCAGTCCGGTAAGAAATCATTAAAACCACCCGGAGTGATTTTAGGACTGAGAGCGCAGCATCTTATTTCCCGGACGCGCACTTCCAGACGTGAGCGCGCACGGAGCGCCATCACGTGGGAGGTCCCTTTAAGTTTCCATTGACAGAGGCCTGAGCGTGTCACATGGACATGATATAATGAAAAGGCAGGAACATAGACCCAGAGTGCGCTGAGCTTTTGCCTGATGGAGAGGAGACTAAAGATCTACGCAGCCGTCCGCCGACAGCCGGCAGCCCTGCAGGGAAAGGGACAGCGGGGAcgggccgagccgagccgagccgagccgatcCTGGCCGGGGCGGACCGAGCCGGACTCACTGCGCCTCATCGGACAGGACCTCTCTATTTGCAGTTGCACCTGCCAGCTATGACACGCACTTTTAAAGAGGAGGAAAATGTCGCCTGTGAGTGCGCGTCTTTGGtcccgaggaggaggaggagggggaggaggaggaagaggaggaggaggaagagcggaTTCAGCGTGAGTGAAGTTATTTCTAAATGCTCTGATGGCTGATGTGGGATCGGCGCTGCGTGTGCTGCCGCAGGTGCGTTTGCGCGCTTGTGTTGTGCCTGGGTGTTTGCTGTATTCTGGTGAGGAGCCGCATCTTTCAGCTTTTCTTTATGAAAGTGTGTTCTTGAAGTTAACGCAATGTGTTATTGAAGGAGAAATTCTTGGTCATGTGCCATGTGTGTTTTCTTGCACTCTGTGTTCGCCAGTGTCCGCATTCCAGGTGGTGTTGCGCACATAGAAATCGAAGTTGAAGTAAACAAGTGGGAATAAGGCCTCGCTCTGGAGCTTGAAAACAGTGTTTTGATCTTCAGCACGGCGCTCCAGGCTTCACAAGGAACATCCCGCCCCTCTTTCACAAGCCCATCCTGAAGCTGCGTAGCTTCATGTTCCAAGAACAAGTGAAGTTGTTGATGCATTTGTGTGACACAACTTAAcctgacagcagcaaatacaaacatTTACAATTAGGCTAATAGGTTTAATACCGTTTTAATATTGTGTCTTCAAATGTTAATGCAGTTTCTTATTTTAAAGGTCATGCTGTAAAGTAGggataaaggttaaaaaaaaaaaaaaaagaaagaaaaactactGCGTTAAATGGAGTGAGGAAGTTTTATATTTTTACGCTTAAGTTAAGCCTTCACATTTTCCTGCGGGATGTTTAGATACATGCCTTTGAGGTGCCGTCAGCGATTCAACATCTCAATACTCGTCAGTGGTGAAAACAAGAAAACCACCTGCCTGCTGCTCCGACTAttgcgcaaacacacacacacacacacacacacacacacacacacacacacacacactaaaaaaaaattgctgattCATAACAGGTCGGTCACATCTGTGCCTAATTCTGACCACAGTTTCGGTCTTAAGCAGTGAGGGGAAATAATTCAACCTGTTAATATAAGTAGTTCTTCCGTAGAGGCTTCCCAGCAGCCACTGGGAGGAAGCACCGGTTGACGCAGAAGTCTGTCCACACATCTAGGAACCTGATCCACatgatgtagagaaaaaaaaaagtctctttatGACTTGGTTATATCCACTGCATCTTGATAGAAATATTGTCTGACTATTTAGATGTTAGTGTCAAAATCTCTAAATCATAATGAAGAACCGCACAGGTctaaaatcattatttaataaactATTTCAGTGGCACAAAATCCACTTTCTAAGTATCTAACTATTTTAGTTGTTTATTAAATTAGTTATCCTTAGCATCTGATTAAAATctaatgaaataataatacatttgctGTTTTTCCTTTTTCCCCCTGAATAATatgttgcatttgtttgtgtattttttaaacaATTCACCAAATATTTGATCTTTTAGTCATTAAATTGCCGACAGTTAAATcaatattcaattcaatttcagTACAGCCCTCACTTTAGAAAGGTGAATTGTTTTAactgactacatttttttatccATTCATCATAAAATTATTGACTGATTAATCAATCATGAAACATAGCCACAGTAACAGTAGAGGAGGTCAACCTCTTATTCTGTAGATCATGTTAAAGCCAAAGAGCTGTCGAAGGGCcattcaacatccacattattgGCATATTAAAGATTCAGCTCTCAATGAAAGATTAACAGTTTCTCTCATTCTTGTGCTCTGTATGGTAGTTATGGATATGTATGCATATAAACTGTTTCTGAACCGTACCATATGAGATATGAGATTAAGAATCCAGGACAAATATTATGTAAGAAGCTGTCTGTGGAATGTATAATGAGCCAATAACAAGCCTCTGAATATCATGGCTTCTCAGTATGAATTAGGTGAAGAAACATGAAGGTTTGTATCTGTGAGTGTGTCATGTCAGTGCTGGTTCCTTGTTCTGTAGAAACTTACAGGTTTGAAATCACACTTCCGCCTCTGCAACCACCCTTAAATCCGACCAAAGATTTTGCTTTGAATTGCTAAAAATTCTTTCATTTCCTAGTAAACAAATCAACAAATGTGCCTGACAACTGTGGTCAAGGCAGAACATGAGCTCTGCTGTCCTCCAGCACTTGCATGATAATGAAATTTGCAATAATCCAGCAGCATTAACCATTAACCAGCATTAATCCTGCTGTGTTTGGCCTTATTAGCTGTGAACAAATCCATCACCCTTTTGAAGCAAACTTTCTGAGCTGTAAGCTGTTATTTCCGCCCTTGAGAGCATTACTTGGCAGACCTACAGTATATGCACAGAATTCCATCAGTGAGCCGAGGTTCATACTAGTGACATGTTTGAAATGGCTACAGTGTGTCATAGGAGTCCAGTGGTGATGACATGGCCTGTGCAGCCTGTTTATGCGTGTTcctgtttatctgtgtttttgtggCTGCATGCTTGTGCTTAGTGAGGACAGACTTTCCCATCTGCGTCACAGACTGTGCATGACGTCTGTCAGATGTTTATTCTTGCTTTGTTACAACAAATAGATCCGTTTCATTCGGATATAAATGAACATGTGTGGTTTTCGTCCCTCAGTTCCTTCACTACCTTGTGCAAATAGCCAGAGTTGAAACCAATTTTACTTGTTCTTTCTCTGTCCCAAATTATGCAGCTAAACCTTCCTCCATCTGTTCTTTTTCACAAAATCTCTGGCACTGGCTCTCACTCCTTTCTCGTCACTTGCAGTGCAAGAGAAGAATTCTTGCTATTTGTAGCCTGTGCATCGGAGGCTAATCTGAGAAATGAGcctattacttttttttctctggtgAGCCTTTGCTGAATAATTGAAGTAAATGGTGCATTTTTTGGTCGGTGAATTATGTGCCTCAATGTGTGCGTAGCTGAAACAGCCAGCTGTGAAAGTTGTATTTCCGCTGGGTTTATGTGGTCATAATTAGCAGCTCCCATGTGACTGggtgtatgtttttgtgtgtgtgtgtgtgtatgtgtttgtgtctgcatgTGAGAACACGCCTGTGAGCAGGGGTGTGCTTGTGTTTACATGACAGCCGACCATGAAGGGAAGTGACGCAGGAGGCAGCGGAGGGACGAGAGCTGCAGACATTACACTGCTGCAGAGGGGGAGAGAGAAGGCAAAGGAAGGGGCAGGAAAACCACAGACAGATAAAAGAAAGAGACAGGAACAAAGAAACTAATGAGCGATCACTTTTTTCATCACTGCCGTCGACTGCAGGATCACCACCACACCTCTGCTGCCAGAcccacaaacaaatgcaaacaagCAGTAAAAATGAGTCAGTGTCCGCATAGGTTGGGCAAGTACGCATTTGATTATGAAATGTGTTTACCCTCCACTCACTATAAAAGTAGTGACACAGGCTTTGTTTGTCCAAAGCGTTGCCTGTTCTAGCTCTGAGCCAACTTCCCCTGTTGCTGTTCACCTCATCATCTCTATGGCTGACCGCCCTCCCAGACTGGAGCAGACTCGAACTTTCTTGGGCGTTAGAAGACTTTCATAACAGCTTCAGTAATGGACACTCTTCAAATATTTCTTTAGCAAATGCAAGGGTTTGTAAGGGATGGGAAGTGGACATGGGAAGAAGGTTCAGTAAACAGATCATGAAAGGCTAAATGAGCCCCTGACACAATATATTATCCAAAAAAGAAGTGACAGGAAATCAGCTGAAAATCAGTTTACCCAATGATTAGGTTTAGACAGTGCTCACCTTCTCAGGCTGACAGCAACAATGAAAGTGGGAACTGTTTAGCATAACACTGTAAAGCCCTTCTAGGATTTCCGGGAAGGTGTAATATTCGTTACACCCCTAAGTGCCACAAATACAGAAGAATCACTGCTTATGCTATCCAAAGTGTCTTAACtagtaaaaatgtaaaactttGACTTGTGAGCAAAAACCTTAGGGTCATTATAATCAAAATGAATGTGCTCCATGAATTGAATTGTAATCTTTTAGGTTTTGAGATATATTTACAGTCatagaaaaaatgattagaccatcaaaagtcatcaaaaacaatgagtatacaatcaagtactaactcctgtgtgtatcatgtgactaaaacagacagaaaagaaaacatggaattaaTACAATTCCATaactattgatataagaactgaagtgattttggttattatcaagaaaaccatgaaaaatggatagatatcagctctgaaatgaaactcttacgagctatttttgttatcattatatttgtcaaaacaaatgtacgtttagttgtaccaggcattaaaatgaacaagaaattgacgaaaacaaggggtggtctaataattttttccatgactgtcgTCAAAAGTTAAGAACTGGTACTAAAAGGACAATGATAAACAACTCATAGGAATGTAAATATGCACAACACATTTCAAAGTACAGAATTTTTAGCTTGATGTGTTGTGTTATAGAACGTTGTTTTTACGACCCTTTGAGCTGTGGTGAAAAAACTGAATTTGGTTTCTCTCTTGAATATGAAAATGTTCACTTAAGTTAATAGAATCATGTCCGTGAGATATTTTTTGGCCATTGTTAACATAGTTGATGTTTGCCTGTGGGTGTGGGCCAAGCCTGGATTGGAGTTGGGCTGCACAGCAAAATGGGCCAAACCGCAGTACTGCAATTTACAGTTTCATCACATAATGCCTACAGTTCCAAAAGACCCTCTGACTGAGAAATAGACACCTGTAAAATGGTGGATACATCTTAAAAAGTTTTTAACATCCTGCAGAAGTGCTATTTATTTTCAGAACTGAATTTATG
This region of Sphaeramia orbicularis chromosome 12, fSphaOr1.1, whole genome shotgun sequence genomic DNA includes:
- the LOC115430768 gene encoding DM7 family protein GE17491-like, producing MERRLKIYAAVRRQPAALQGKGQRGRAEPSRAEPILAGADRAGLTAPHRTGPLYLQLHLPAMTRTFKEEENVACECASLVPRRRRRGRRRKRRRRKSGFSLGMLGQLPPPPPPPSPLPPPPLPLTHSHTHHPASPPK